Proteins encoded within one genomic window of Candidatus Syntrophocurvum alkaliphilum:
- a CDS encoding TOBE domain-containing protein, which produces MRISDPNKLVGRVMSVKAGQDMTEIVIDVGDQAVTATITKGAFDAMNLSEGDEIFAMFNSTSVSLIRGDVDEHHRDNRAYRKYGAYGSGAYAGDYGVYGV; this is translated from the coding sequence ATGAGAATCAGTGATCCTAATAAGCTAGTAGGAAGGGTAATGAGTGTAAAAGCAGGCCAAGATATGACAGAGATTGTTATAGATGTTGGAGATCAGGCCGTAACTGCTACCATAACTAAAGGGGCATTTGATGCAATGAATCTAAGTGAAGGTGATGAAATTTTTGCAATGTTTAATTCAACATCAGTTAGCTTAATAAGAGGAGATGTTGATGAACATCACAGAGATAATAGAGCTTATAGAAAATATGGAGCTTATGGATCCGGAGCATATGCTGGAGATTATGGAGTATATGGAGTGTAA
- a CDS encoding enoyl-CoA hydratase/isomerase family protein — protein sequence MSYRDKQFKTCIVSVDEIGIATIQINRPKAFNSVNVKLLDETFEILEGCHYDPEVKVIIICGNENAFAAGADLKTIKDYNAFEARDFLDKAHKTIYAVEDNHKPTIAAVNGLALGGGLELVMACDIRIVADNATLGLPEINLGIFPGAGGTQRFPRNASICKAKQYIFTGDFFDAATAEKMGLINMVVSAAEVLDTAKKFAKKLTRKSPLALREAKNAINLSMDTDIKSGCRAEQLGWSMLFSSEDQKEGFYAFLKNRKAEFKGK from the coding sequence ATGTCATATAGGGATAAGCAATTTAAAACATGTATAGTATCTGTTGATGAAATAGGTATAGCAACAATTCAAATTAATCGCCCAAAAGCGTTTAATTCAGTAAATGTTAAGCTATTAGATGAAACTTTTGAGATACTTGAAGGATGTCATTATGACCCTGAAGTAAAAGTTATAATAATTTGTGGCAATGAGAATGCATTTGCTGCTGGTGCAGATTTAAAAACTATTAAAGATTATAATGCATTTGAAGCTCGCGACTTTTTAGATAAAGCTCATAAGACTATTTATGCAGTCGAAGATAATCATAAGCCAACTATAGCAGCTGTAAACGGATTAGCTCTAGGTGGGGGGTTAGAGCTTGTTATGGCTTGCGATATACGAATAGTTGCTGATAATGCTACTTTGGGATTACCAGAAATAAATCTTGGAATTTTTCCTGGTGCTGGTGGCACCCAAAGATTCCCGCGCAATGCATCAATATGTAAAGCCAAACAATACATATTTACCGGAGATTTCTTCGATGCTGCTACTGCTGAAAAGATGGGATTAATAAACATGGTTGTTTCAGCTGCTGAAGTTTTAGATACTGCTAAGAAATTTGCTAAGAAACTAACTAGAAAGTCACCATTAGCTTTACGGGAAGCTAAAAATGCTATTAATTTATCAATGGATACTGATATTAAATCAGGTTGCCGCGCGGAGCAACTAGGGTGGTCCATGCTCTTTTCATCTGAAGACCAAAAAGAAGGTTTTTATGCTTTTTTAAAAAATCGCAAAGCCGAATTTAAAGGAAAATAG
- the pyk gene encoding pyruvate kinase, translated as MRKTKIICTIGPASEKVDVLQQLINNGMNVARLNFSHGSYEEHKNRINNVREASNKQGQPVAIMLDTRGPEIRTGLLEDKKVMLESGQKFILTNRDIEGNKNEVQINYPNLPNEVSEGTSILLSDGLISLQVEQVTETDIICTVVNGGELGERKGVNVPGIRINLPFLSTKDIEDIHFGIDNEVDFIAASFVRSAEDVLEIKRILEEREADIGIIAKIESQSGVDNLEDIIKVADGVMVARGDLGVEIPAEEVPIVQNTMIEKCNFAGKIVIIATQMLDSMINNPRPTRAEVSDVANAIFSGSDAIMLSGETAAGKYPIEVVETMARIAKRAEEVYPYREVLRQKRSLETLSVTDAISYATCATAMNLGASAIITATRTGNTAAMVAKYRPQAKIIAVTPEKKLINRLLLFWGVYPVLSEETIGTDQMLEESIKQSLTNKLISNGDLVILTAGDPTGHSGGTNLLKVHVVGDILVEGMGIGSISLKGQIRIVANKDDLKNIQHGEIVVARSVESSFSPYLEKIAGLIVEEGGLTSNAAIIGIDAKIPVIVGAKDAVSILSNEMMVTMDVPSGRVYKGLAKIF; from the coding sequence ATGAGAAAGACAAAAATAATATGTACTATAGGACCTGCAAGTGAAAAAGTAGATGTATTACAACAGTTAATTAATAACGGAATGAATGTAGCTAGACTAAACTTTTCGCATGGTTCGTATGAGGAACATAAAAATAGAATAAATAATGTTAGAGAAGCTTCTAACAAACAAGGTCAACCAGTAGCTATAATGCTAGATACTCGTGGACCAGAAATAAGAACAGGTTTATTAGAAGATAAAAAAGTAATGCTAGAGTCTGGACAAAAATTTATTTTAACTAATAGGGATATAGAAGGTAATAAAAATGAAGTTCAAATAAATTATCCTAATCTACCAAATGAAGTAAGTGAAGGAACATCTATATTACTATCTGATGGCCTAATAAGCTTACAAGTCGAACAGGTAACCGAAACTGATATTATTTGTACGGTGGTCAATGGTGGAGAACTTGGTGAGAGAAAGGGAGTAAATGTTCCTGGAATACGAATTAACCTTCCTTTTTTAAGTACAAAAGATATTGAAGATATTCATTTTGGAATAGATAATGAAGTTGATTTTATTGCTGCATCGTTTGTGAGATCTGCTGAGGATGTATTGGAGATAAAACGTATATTAGAAGAAAGAGAAGCTGATATTGGTATAATTGCTAAAATAGAAAGTCAATCTGGTGTTGATAACTTAGAGGATATAATAAAAGTAGCAGATGGAGTTATGGTAGCTAGAGGAGACCTTGGAGTAGAGATCCCAGCCGAAGAGGTTCCAATAGTTCAGAATACCATGATAGAAAAATGTAATTTTGCTGGAAAAATAGTGATTATAGCAACTCAGATGTTAGATTCTATGATAAATAATCCCCGTCCAACTCGGGCAGAGGTCTCTGATGTAGCGAACGCTATTTTTAGTGGTTCAGATGCAATTATGCTATCTGGTGAGACAGCTGCGGGTAAGTATCCGATTGAAGTAGTTGAAACTATGGCTCGTATAGCAAAAAGGGCTGAAGAAGTTTACCCTTATAGAGAAGTACTTAGACAAAAAAGATCTTTGGAAACACTTTCTGTAACTGATGCTATAAGCTATGCTACCTGTGCTACAGCTATGAATTTAGGTGCTTCAGCCATAATAACAGCAACACGTACTGGTAATACCGCGGCTATGGTAGCAAAGTATAGACCTCAAGCCAAGATAATTGCAGTTACTCCAGAAAAAAAACTCATAAATAGATTGCTACTTTTTTGGGGAGTATATCCAGTACTAAGTGAGGAAACCATAGGGACAGACCAAATGTTAGAAGAATCAATAAAACAATCCTTAACTAATAAACTTATTAGCAATGGTGACTTAGTTATTTTAACAGCGGGTGATCCTACAGGACATTCAGGTGGAACTAATTTACTAAAAGTTCACGTAGTAGGTGATATACTTGTTGAAGGAATGGGTATAGGATCAATTTCATTAAAAGGACAAATTAGAATAGTTGCAAATAAAGATGATTTAAAAAATATTCAACATGGTGAAATTGTTGTAGCTCGGAGCGTGGAAAGTAGTTTTAGTCCTTATTTAGAGAAAATAGCAGGTTTGATAGTGGAAGAAGGCGGTTTGACATCAAATGCAGCAATTATTGGAATTGATGCAAAGATACCAGTAATAGTAGGAGCTAAAGATGCAGTTTCTATATTAAGTAATGAAATGATGGTTACTATGGATGTACCGAGCGGAAGAGTATATAAGGGCTTAGCTAAAATTTTTTAA
- the pfkA gene encoding 6-phosphofructokinase: MHKVAVLTSGGDASGMNAAIRAVVRSAIFNNIEVYGVYQGFAGLIAGELEKMSAGSVADIIHRGGTILHTSRSEEFKTHEGRKKAKKILDEHGVNNLVVIGGNGTFKGGYEFSKLGINVIGIPATIDNDIVYTNSIGYDTAVNTVLSAINRIRDTATSHGRIFIIEVMGRDCGELALAAGVGGGAESIIIPEIATDLDKIIDKVNRGIERGKRHSIIIVAEGIYPIMELKNEIVERTEQDTRISILGHIQRGGTPTAIDRILASYMGKKAIDSILEGKKNIMIGGRVDKILTIPLAEVINGVKTPELGMFEIARILSI; this comes from the coding sequence ATGCATAAAGTAGCGGTATTAACTAGCGGTGGTGATGCTTCAGGAATGAATGCAGCCATAAGGGCGGTAGTTAGATCGGCTATTTTTAATAACATTGAAGTTTATGGAGTTTATCAAGGTTTTGCGGGACTTATAGCCGGAGAATTAGAGAAAATGTCTGCTGGCTCTGTAGCAGATATAATTCATAGAGGTGGAACTATACTGCATACTTCAAGATCTGAAGAGTTTAAAACACACGAAGGAAGGAAAAAAGCAAAAAAAATACTTGATGAACATGGTGTTAATAACCTGGTCGTTATTGGAGGTAATGGGACTTTTAAAGGTGGCTACGAATTTTCAAAACTTGGTATAAATGTAATTGGTATTCCCGCTACAATTGATAACGATATAGTATACACTAATTCAATAGGATATGATACAGCTGTAAATACCGTGCTTAGTGCTATAAACCGAATAAGGGATACTGCAACTAGCCACGGTAGAATTTTTATAATAGAGGTTATGGGAAGAGACTGTGGTGAACTAGCACTTGCTGCTGGAGTAGGTGGTGGAGCTGAATCTATTATCATACCTGAAATTGCAACTGACTTAGATAAAATTATTGATAAGGTTAACAGAGGGATTGAAAGAGGAAAACGTCATAGCATAATTATTGTAGCCGAAGGTATATATCCAATTATGGAGTTAAAAAATGAAATAGTAGAAAGAACTGAGCAGGATACTAGAATAAGTATCCTAGGACATATACAAAGAGGTGGGACACCAACTGCTATAGATAGAATACTTGCATCCTACATGGGCAAAAAAGCAATTGATTCTATATTAGAAGGTAAAAAGAACATAATGATAGGTGGTAGAGTAGATAAAATACTTACTATTCCTTTAGCCGAAGTTATTAATGGTGTAAAAACACCAGAGTTAGGAATGTTTGAAATTGCTCGGATACTTTCTATATGA
- the mtrB gene encoding trp RNA-binding attenuation protein MtrB, whose protein sequence is MNTSYMGEDYIVIKALENGVTIIGLTRGKDTKFHHTEKLDKGEVMVLQFTEHTSAMKIRGYAEIFHKFGTTISGEPSNKKG, encoded by the coding sequence ATGAATACAAGTTATATGGGAGAAGATTATATTGTAATTAAAGCATTAGAAAATGGGGTAACAATAATTGGACTTACTAGAGGTAAGGATACCAAATTTCATCATACCGAAAAATTAGATAAGGGCGAAGTTATGGTTCTTCAGTTTACTGAACATACTTCAGCAATGAAGATAAGAGGATATGCTGAGATATTTCATAAATTTGGGACAACTATTAGTGGGGAACCGAGTAATAAAAAAGGTTAG